Proteins encoded together in one Impatiens glandulifera chromosome 1, dImpGla2.1, whole genome shotgun sequence window:
- the LOC124926111 gene encoding protein FAR1-RELATED SEQUENCE 12-like, whose product MVFSHCSDVDMNREDGLPCTNKGGKEIEGGSNLELKEGLEFDSLDEAEEFYKVHAARVGFEVRIGKFYRSRDDGLVSQGFVTFVCSKEGYSRTGCKALIRVQKKMSGKWVIATVMTEHNHDLVPGGVIQRKVCPSLESSTTQGKRLSREHNHEPLDSQADETNDTINLNREHNRKLDSPADETNEKLDPPDGETNDQVDLSILDRQNNIGNDWYTLLLEYFQRRLMVDTGFFYAIQVNGGRCGSVFWADGRSRFYCSQFGDGIVFDTSYSRNTHLVPFAFFTGTNHHKQPVLLGCALIANESEECFTWVFQTWIRAMSGKHPMSIQANQDLAIQHSIAKVFPETHHLFTLWQMKENQEKHLGHLLSMNNFKCEYIHCISESQNPGEFESAWNLLLNKYHLEENVWLKEMYRMRKSWVSLYCKGTFFPGAKSFFGTLLIAQSPLNEFISHYETTIKQRLEEERKEDLNSVNTVTELLTKNPMEEHCRSHYTNAVFKSIQKELMECYGYVAKKISRDGKTNRYLVQKCVNGNIERNIVDINRLNLNVKCSCKLFESVGVLCRHALKIFNIMNIREIPSLYIIHRWTKRAKFGIIRDGDSCEGFQDLKNLMVWALREEACNYIEAGASSLENYKLAFFTMKEVEKTLCWPEP is encoded by the coding sequence ATGGTTTTTAGTCATTGTTCAGATGTTGATATGAACAGAGAGGATGGCTTGCCTTGTACAAATAAGGGCGGAAAAGAGATCGAAGGAGGGTCGAATCTTGAGCTGAAAGAAGGATTAGAGTTCGATTCTTTAGATGAAGCAGAGGAATTTTATAAGGTTCATGCAGCGCGGGTTGGATTCGAGGTTAGGATTGGTAAGTTTTATCGGTCAAGAGACGACGGTTTAGTTTCTCAAGGTTTTGTAACTTTTGTTTGTTCAAAAGAAGGATATTCAAGAACGGGTTGTAAAGCGCTCATAAGGGTTCAAAAGAAAATGTCTGGAAAATGGGTGATTGCTACTGTGATGACGGAACACAATCATGATCTTGTGCCCGGGGGTGTAATACAAAGGAAAGTATGTCCAAGCTTAGAATCATCAACTACCCAAGGGAAACGTTTGAGCAGAGAGCACAACCACGAACCACTCGACTCTCAAGCCGACGAGACAAATGACACAATTAACCTCAACAGAGAGCACAACCGCAAACTCGACTCTCCAGCCGACGAGACAAATGAAAAACTCGACCCTCCAGACGGCGAGACAAATGACCAAGTTGACCTCAGTATATTGGATCGTCAAAATAATATCGGTAACGATTGGTACACCCTTCTTCTCGAGTATTTTCAGCGTCGTTTAATGGTCGATACAGGTTTCTTTTACGCGATACAAGTGAACGGTGGAAGATGTGGAAGCGTTTTCTGGGCAGATGGACGATCGAGATTCTACTGCAGTCAGTTCGGGGATGGGATCGTTTTCGATACATCTTATAGCAGAAATACTCATTTGGTTCCGTTTGCTTTCTTCACCGGTACTAACCACCATAAGCAACCTGTCCTCCTTGGATGTGCGTTGATTGCGAATGAATCTGAGGAATGTTTTACTTGGGTTTTCCAAACATGGATTAGGGCAATGTCCGGTAAGCACCCAATGTCAATTCAAGCCAATCAAGACTTGGCCATTCAACATTCGATCGCTAAGGTTTTTCCTGAGACCCATCACCTATTCACCTTGTGGCAAATGAAGGAGAACCAAGAAAAACATTTAGGACATCTTCTATCGATGAACAACTTCAAATGCGAATACATACATTGCATTTCCGAGAGTCAGAACCCAGGCGAATTCGAATCAGCGTGGAATCTACTCTTGAACAAATACCATTTGGAGGAGAACGTTTGGTTAAAGGAAATGTACCGAATGCGTAAAAGTTGGGTTTCGTTATACTGTAAAGGGACGTTTTTCCCTGGCGCAAAATCCTTTTTCGGGACCCTCCTAATCGCGCAATCTCCATTGAATGAGTTCATCTCGCATTACGAAACGACTATCAAGCAACGTCTGGAGGAGGAAAGGAAGGAGGATTTAAACTCGGTGAATACTGTAACTGAGTTACTCACGAAAAACCCGATGGAAGAACATTGTAGAAGCCATTACACGAATGCGGTATTCAAAAGTATTCAGAAAGAGTTGATGGAATGCTACGGTTACGTCGCGAAAAAGATCAGCAGAGATGGCAAGACAAATCGGTATTTGGTGCAGAAGTGTGTGAATGGAAACATCGAGAGGAATATTGTCGATATTAATCGTTTGAACCTTAACGTTAAGTGCAGCTGTAAGTTGTTTGAATCCGTAGGTGTGTTGTGTAGACACGCTTTGAAGATATTCAACATTATGAATATAAGGGAGATTCCAtctctatatataattcatCGATGGACGAAACGTGCGAAATTCGGTATTATAAGAGACGGCGATTCATGCGAGGGATTTCAAGATTTGAAGAACTTGATGGTTTGGGCTTTAAGAGAAGAAGCCTGTAACTATATTGAGGCGGGGGCTTCGTCTCTTGAAAACTACAAGCTTGCTTTCTTCACAATGAAGGAAGTTGAAAAAACTCTATGTTGGCCAGAGCCGTAG